The proteins below come from a single Papaver somniferum cultivar HN1 chromosome 11, ASM357369v1, whole genome shotgun sequence genomic window:
- the LOC113324550 gene encoding uncharacterized protein LOC113324550, producing the protein MAGRLNHLETQNSGKLPSQPLNPRDYVNAVILRSGTQTVQPEDTEKNKYLKGPVLEKEISDNSQNNEVPKTNSKPLVSTYVPPLLFSRRFANSKKVEQDKEILDIFRKIHVNIPLVDAIKQVPKYARILKDLCTNKQRLTGYEVMKVGENTSSILQKKLPLKCKDPGSFDIPIVIGNTMFNKVMLDLGASVNVMPASIYNSLNLGPLKETSIQLDDRSNVYPRGIIEDILVQVNQLIFPADFCVLEMIYGSNDTSLPLLLGRPFMCMARTKIDVHDGSLTMGFDGEVIRFNIYETMRYLSDVLSCFSIDVIDTLAQQMFNMNGEDVLETLLTTPIDGRFEREEETKESLGFLNSL; encoded by the coding sequence ATGGCAGGTAGATTGAACCATTTAGAAACGcagaatagtgggaaactcccttctcaacctcttAATCCAAGAGATTATGTCAACGCTGTGatattgagaagtggtacacaaacTGTGCAACCAGAGGATACTGAGAAAAACAAATACCTTAAGGGGCCGGTATTGGAAAAAGAGATTAGTGACAATTCCCAAAACAATGAGGTACCTAAAACAAActctaaacctcttgtttctacttatgttcccccTTTACTTTTTTCTCGCAGGTTTGCTAATTCTAAAAAGGTGGAACAAGATAAGGAGATTTTAGATATTTTcaggaagattcatgtgaacattccaTTGGTAGATGCAATTAAACAAGTCCCAAAGTATGCAAGAATTctcaaggacttgtgtaccaataagcaaaggttAACCGGTTATGAGGTAATGAAAGTGGGGGAAAATACTTCGTCTATCTTGCAAAAGAAACTCCCACTTAAATGTAAAGACCCCGGTAGTTTTGATATTCCTATTGTTATTGGTAACACTATGTTTAATAAGGTTATGCTTGATTTAGGAGCATCAgtaaatgttatgcctgcatctatataTAACTCTCTCAATTTAGGTCCCTTGAAAGAAACATCTATACAGTTAGATGACCGTTCTAATGTATACCCTAGAGGTATTATTGAGGATATTCTTGTGCAGGTGAACCAACTAATTTTTCCAGCGGATTTTTGTGTGTTGGAGATGATATACGGATCAAATGACACATCTCTACCTTTGCTTCTTGGTCGACCATTTATGTGCATGGCTAGAACTAAAATTGATGTGCATGATGGTTCTTTGACTATGGGATTTGATGGAGAAGTAATACGTTTCAATATTTACGAAACGATGAGATATCTTAGTGATGTCCTCTCTTGCTTCTCCATTGATGTGATTGATACCTTGGCTCAGCAGATGTTCAATATGAATGGGGAAGATGTGCTTGAAACCTTGTTAACTACACCCATTGATGGAAGATTTGAGcgtgaagaagaaaccaaagaatcCTTAGGCTTTCTCAACTCTTTATAA